The window TCATATATGCTAATGTTTGAGGCAGTTgtttttcagtttattttataatatagtttttcatagtacaaaattattttttagatAAAATCTGGTTCTATCGTGCATTATGATGACGACAAACATGTTGCGAATTTCAGgaacagttggcaaattttattttgatttggcgaaCAAATTTCATAtactaattgatattttgttgaaaaataacggTGGATTTTGCATATTTAAAGCTAATTTGGCGAATGGTTTTgcttacccagagctagccctgtgttGTTTAAATAATGAGAATATAGACACCTTATTCATTTTCTAACTTATTAAGTGAgatacaacccctgcaattaagaaaatgaccaTGGCAAAAACAAATGCTGTGGGAAAAAGTGTCCACAGCATTTTCCACGGCAATTATAACGTTAACATGTttcaaaagaattttttttcttctaaatctGGATAGTAAGTAAATctgtttgttaattgttttgtttaccaaagTGACCTAACATTTAACACTTGGCACCAAAAACttatattttgtcaaaataaatgACAGAGAAAAGTGTATTAAACTATTGgcaaatatgtatatatctctatatatgtacatgtgtatttacatCTCATCATCAGGCTGACCATAACACttcaagtgacttgtagatgtgtatgttgaacattttactgaaaataaaacaagcatCTTGCACCATATGGTGCCattgtttctgccagaaagaaatttttggataTGGCGCTtatagaattgaatgcaaccacagtcaatggAGTATGTAttgcctcccccagaaagaaaatgggttaagtttagggtattgataagagtaattaattttgtcaaatggttaactttaaaaacaatcgGCAAATCTTTTGGGTATGGCgcattttaccctctggtagaaaccctgcCATATAAGCCATGGTTCAACAATGAATAAGCTGCCTTTCCCTGTAATAATAACGATGCAGttactgttttattgtttacttgtaatctgttttcagttcacttagtatattttatgtttaacaataatgaaaaaataatgaaaaaaatacatcttgaaaacaaattatgataTATTCTACGGTGAAAAAAATGCTgtggagaatgaaaaactcGACGGCAATGTCCACATCATGGGTAACTGCAGGGGTTTGATTTCCAGTATGGTCGCAGACGGCCATCATTGATTTGGCCCTCGGGTGGAGTTAATTATAGCCGGAACTTTAGCGAGGTACGTGGGTgctaaatgttttctaaatttgGTCCCAAAGACTTAACATCCACTTTGAAACTTAGGTCCCTGAAAAATGGTCACGAGACTGCCAAATATATGACCCCACTAATACTCACATGGTTTTATATataacacctacatgtatgactCCGATTATCAGCACCATTCCCTACCATACTCCAAAGgctatgttgttttttattcccaattgtggagtaaaacaaattctgaatCTAAATGattccacattttaaaaattaaataaagacaaattttaaaaactatatgtaaCACTTGACAATCACCCATTAACATTtcataatgcaaaatagatacagtaaaacctctcgaaacaggaccctctgtaaaccggtcTTCCCCCATAACTGGACATTTTGCATgatccttttttaaaattcagtacagaaattaacctGTCTAAAACGGATATTGgatattttacttggtcccgagggtatAGTATGCACACATCTTTTAAattctaacatacatgtagctgaacAGTATAGGTTTTTGAAAATGAagctgaaaattcccaattttaaACTAAAACCCTGGTTCAGTATATGGTACTATTTAGAATAGTTCCCCTAAACTAAATTAAGTGAGCACTTAATCAATCCCCACAGTTCTTTTCACGtgggaaaaaaaagagtttgtttttgtttaacgacaccactagagtacattgattttcaCATGGAGATctgttattaaagtttgtttaacgacaccactagagtacattgattttcaCATGGAGATctgttattaaagtttgtttaacgacaccactagagtacattgattttaacATGGAGATctgttattaaagtttgtttaacgacaccactagagtacattgattttcaCATGGAGATctgttattaaagtttgttttaacaacaccactagagtacattgattttcaCATGGAGATctgttattaaagtttgtttaacgacaccactcgagtacattgattttaacATGGAGATctgttattaaagtttgtttaacgacaccactcgagtACATTGATTTTCACATGGAGATctgttattaaagtttgtttaacgacaccactcgagtAGATTGATTTTCACATGGAGATctgttattaaagtttgttttaacgacaccactagagtacattgattttcaCATGGAGATctgttattaaagtttgtttaacgacaccactagagtacattgattttcaCATGGAGATctgttattaaagtttgttttaacgacaccactagagtacattgattttcaCATGGAGATctgttattaaagtttgtttaacgacaccactagagtacattgattttaacATGGAGATctgttattaaagtttgtttaacgacaccactcgagtACATTGATTTTCACATGGAGATctgttattaaagtttgtttaacgacaccactcgagtAGATTGATTTTCACATGGAGATctgttattaaagtttgtttaacgacaccactcgagtACATTGATTTTCACATGGAGATctgttattaaagtttgtttaacgacaccactcgagtACATTGATTTTCACATGGAGATctgttattaaagtttgttttaacgacaccactcgagtACATTGATTTTCACATGGAGATctgttattaaagtttgttttaacgacaccactcgagtACATTGATTTTCACATGGAGATctgttattaaagtttgtttaacgacaccactcgagtACATTGATTTTCACATGGAGATctgttattaaagtttgttttaacgacaccactagagtacattgattttcaCATGGAGATctgttattaaagtttgtttaacgacaccactagagtacattgattttcaCATGGAGATctgttattaaagtttgtttaacgacaccactcgagtACATTGATTTTCACATGGAGATctgttattaaagtttgtttaacgacaccactcgagtAGATTGATTTTCACATGGAGATctgttattaaagtttgtttaacgacaccactcgagtACATTGATTTTCACATGGAGATctgttattaaagtttgtttaacgacaccactcgagtACATTGATTTTCACATGGAGATctgttattaaagtttgttttaacgacaccactcgagtACATTGATTTTCACATGGAGATctgttattaaagtttgtttaacgacaccactcgagtACATTGATTTTCACATGGAGATctgttattaaagtttgttttaacgacaccactcgagtACATTGATTTTCACATGGAGATctgttattaaagtttgttttaacgacaccactcgagtACATTGATTTTGACATGGAGATctgttattaaagtttgttttaacgacaccactcgagtACATTGATTTTCACATGGAGATctgttattaaagtttgtttaacgacaccactagagtacattgattttcaCATGGAGATctgttattaaagtttgtttaacgacaccactagagaacattgattttcaCATGGAGATctgttattaaagtttgttttaacgacaccactcgagtACATTGATTTTCACATGGAGATctgttattaaagtttgttttaacgacaccactcgagaacattgattttaacATGGAGATctattattaaagtttgtttaacgacaccactagagtacattgattttaacATGGAGATctgttattaaagtttgtttaacgacaccactagagaacattgattttcaCATGGAGATctgttattaaagtttgtttaacgacaccactagagtacattgattttcaCATGGAGATctgttattaaagtttgtttaaagacaccactagagaacattgattttaacATGGAGATctgttattaaagtttgtttaacgacatcactagagtgagtacattgattttaacATGGAGATctgttattaaagtttgttttaacgacaccactagagtacattgatttattattcagctattggatgtcaatcatttggtaattttgtcatcaaGACTTggataggaaacccactacttttttttcattagtagcaaagtattgtttgtattcAGACTGTTGAGGAAACTTAGGTAAATCAATCCTAGAAAATGACCCAAAATAGCTAGTGGCTAAAAGTCCTGGAAGTTTATGAACCCTgtatatatgcactatcccacagatgggatacAGGCCTCTAAAAATTCTGAGAACCATTGTTTCGTTCACACGCATGTTTAATCCTATCTTATTTTAAGTGCGCgcaaaattttgaaaaccatttaCTTGAATATAACAGGTTACGCCAAAAGGAAATgagttacctggatttatttgtGCGTAACCAACAAATGGGTCACACAGATGtttaattctcagaggcctgggatagcacataccacagcctttgataccaatcatggtgcactatACATGTAGCTAGAATGATAAGTAGCCTAGTCtaagtgggcccaccgacagggatcgatcccagaccaaccacacatcaagcgtgcattttaccactgacctacattgGCCCCTCTCTGGTATTAAAGGGCGAGACGTAAAgagtttgcttgatgtgcggtcggtctaggatcgattcccgtcggtgggcccattgggctagttcttgttccagccagtgctccacaactgatgtaacaaaggccatggtatgtactatcctgtctttgggatggtgcatataaaagatgaagtggcgacagcgggtttcctctctcagtatctgtgtggtccgtaaccataattatgtctgatgccatatgaccgtaaataaaatgtgttgagtgcgtcattccttccttcccacagacaggatagctggCCGGGCTACATGTACATCTGCCCCTCTATGGTATTAAAGGAAGGacagtgttttttaaaaatatgcttaGTACTTCAAGAGTTGTACGTGTGCTGGATGCGTAAAGCAGCCTGACAAACCTGAGTCTGTCCGACACTGTCACTTTTACTAGTTTTAACTTTTCAAAGCTGACATTCTTCAGAGGGTTGAGGGCCTCGGCAGTCTTTTGATGTTGTCTCCCTGAACTGACATTGCCATGGCAACTTGCCTCACTGGACTGGTATCTCCAGCAGACCTTTGTCATTGCCGTGGTAATTAACAGCAGACGGGCTGGGTATGTCTGTGTTTTTGTCAGTCCcggtttttctcttcttcttctgttgttGCACATAATTAATGACACAGTAAACTGATGTGTGCGTGACTGCATGGCcacggtggtgtagtggttaagccatcagacttgaggctggtaggtactgggttcgcaccctgGCCAGGCTtcctgccagaaaataatttgaaccagaacatattaaaaacaaaacagatcataaatGCCCGTAATTACCTGGTGGTTATGCATGGGTTTGAAagcttttgaaattggacactacATTCCATGTGCTTTGACAATGTTTTAAACAGTAGTTCTCTTATAGtataatctttttaaaaatgtataaaaatgtaCGATTATAATTTCCAAAATTTTACTAGGGTACATTATTGTACCGTTTGTTCCCTCTGGCAGAACTGCCAGTACTAACTCCATTGAGAGCATGTTTAACGACTCGATtggtaggtgtacggccactatATACACCGAACAGTCTCTCACCAACTACAATATAAACCCACTGTCTTGGGCAGgaagcccagatagctgaggtgtgtgcccaggacagcgtgcttgaaccttaattggataataagttaaaatgaattaatgctgtgctgtaatgtatgtatgtgcatgtagaGTTATAAGCTAGGTTCCTGATgttgataatgttaacattttctaataaaattgataatCATCACCAATGTATACTGCAGATGTGATTTTACAGCATTTTATTTGACTTGatcacttttgttttcttttctcttttctgCATATAATGTGTTGTACAAAGTAGGCTGGAGGTGATCTGACctttatttctgtattttacAAGTAAAGAGTTAAAAGTTCAGCTTTTGGTGGTAAAAGGTCACttgagtttgtttttaaattggtttcacatctacatatatatgtaagcAATGTATAAAAAGTGTGTtcgtttgtttaatgacaccactagagcacacagatttattaatcattggctgttggatatatcaaacatttggtaattttgatgtacatgtatattcttagaaacgaaacccactacatttttcactagtatatcaagggatcttttatatgcacaatcacataccatggcctttaattgatgtaccagtcgtggtgtactggcaggaacgagaagcAATGTATCAATGCACACACCCAGTTTTTATAGCTAGCTGTCTGCAAGATGGAATGAAAATGTAAACTGTTACCTCAAATGAATGATAGCAACATTAccagaggcagatctagggtgggtggggtggtgggggcctgggcccccctaaattttgtgatagTCATTTCTACAGGGAActccttttttcatactatagaatttactacaaattatttatttctgagcagattgttttctaaattgcacacaaaaatagtattgttttgttatttctaaaacactttattttcttacatcaaagtaaactgaaaatattttttaaaagaatccattttcatgtactttgacaTACATGCATTTTAAACAACAGTTCTCTTACTTTCTTAATTGTAAAaacgtatccattaatttccaagattttagagtACCATATATATGTGAGTTTACCCtttgtaccctctggcagaaaccctgcttaaTTTACTCATGTTGggctatacatacatgtacatgtactgtaaacaacaacaaccctgaaatgtgttattatatttaatattttattttgcaaacTGGTTCAAGGCAGTACTAGGCCTGTTGTCTCTGTgctgtatgttatatttattttgcagaCTGGTTCAAGGCGGTGCAAGGCCTGTTGTCTCTGTgctgtatgttatatttattttgcaaacTGGTTCAAGGCAGTACTAGGCCTGTTGTCTCTGTgctgtatgttatatttattttgcagaCTGGTTCAAGGCAGTACTAGGCCTGTTGTCTCTGTgctgtatgttatatttattttgcagaCTGGTTCAAGGCGGTGCAAGGCCTGTTGTCTCTGTgctgtatgttatatttattttgcaaacTGGTTCAAGGCAGTACTAGGCCTGTTGTCTCTGTgctgtatgttatatttattttgcagaCTGGTTCAAGGCGGTGCAAGGCCTGTTGTCTCTGTgctgtatgttatatttattttgcagaCTGGTTCAAGGCAGTACTAGGCCTGTTGTCTCTGTgctgtatgttatatttattttgcagaCTGGTTCAAGGCAGTACTAGGCCTGTTGTCTCTGTgctgtatgttatatttattttgcagaCTGGTTCAAGGCAGTACTAGGCCTGTTGTCTCTGTgctgtatgttatatttattttgcagaCTGGTTCAAGGCGGTGCAAGGCCTGTTGTCATGCGCTGTGGCCAGCAGCCTGCTGTCTCTCCTGATTGGCCTGTTCTCTCTGTGCTGTATGTGTAAAACATGCAACCCACACCAGGCGGCGGGAGCCTTCATCAACTTGACATGTGAGtattataagatattaaacaagcttccatttcatatcatgttttgtGACtggagtgaaataatgttcaattaTTGCAAGTCTTAGTCAGTGAAAATGAAAACAGTTTCATAAAGGATATAAACATCTATGAATGACTGACGAATTTCAAATTATCTTTTTGGTGAATTAGTATTGAAATATGTTTGCCACATTCAACTTTAATTTGCATTTGGTAAGCAAGAGCTTAACTCCGATGTATAATACAGTGAAAGCTGTGTAAACCGGATCCTGAACAAACTGGGATTCTGTCAAAACCAGTTATGTTTCATGGTCctgaattttgtttaaaatctaATTTACCAGATCCTATCTAAATTCGATAAATATTAGGTGCCCATGTGATCTGGTTAAGACGGGTTTCGCTGTACAAAAATCTATCAATTCTAAAAAAGATgtcactaatacatgtatatttttgtgtgttctAAACACGATgccactaatatatttttgtgttgtgttcTCCAGTCTTACTGTTGGCGGTTGCGGTGTGTGTGTTCTAAATAAGATGTCActgatatatatttgtgttgtatTCTCCAGTCTTACTGTTAGCGGTTGCGGTGTGTGTGTTCTAAATAAGAtgccattaatatatttttgtgttgtaTTCTCCAGTCTTACTGTTGGCGGTTGCGGTGTGCGTGTTCTAAATAAGATGtcactaatatatatttgtgttgtatTCTCCAGTCTTACTGTTGGCGGTTGCGGTGTGTGTGTTCGGCGCCAAGGCACACATTGACCACCAGGTCGAGGTGGTTGTCAAGGACAACGTCATTGAACCTTTGTTTGGTTGGAGCTTCTGGACCGCGGTTGCTGCGGCAACCCTGGCGCTGTTGTCCAGCATCCTGTACTTCTGTGTGGGGCGGTCCAACGAATACCAGTACAAttaagttaattaataattaagatgGAGGACGCTAAACAAGCACAAAGTCAGCTAGGTACAGGTACATGTAACTGTGGGAATGGTAACTGCAGggaatgttttctttaaaacaatgtCACGGTTCAATGTCTAGTCACTTGGTAGAGTGTTCGTCTGAGGTGCTGGGGTCCTACAATTGAACtaccttggtggacccattctctaattTACTTTTTATCCATGCCAATGAATGCCCCACGATTTGACAAACCATCTATGGGTGGCTGGTTGACTTAACCATCTATGTGTGGCTGGTCGACTTCGACAAACCATCTATGTGTGGCTGGTCGACTTCGACAAACCATCTATGTGTGGCTGGTTGACTTCGACAAACCATCTATTTGTGGCTGGTTGACTTTGACAAACCATCTATGGGTGGCTAGTCGACTTTGACAAACCATCTATGGGTGGCTAGTTGACTTTGACAAACCATCTATGAGTGGCTAGTCGACTTCGACAAACCATCTATGGGTGGCTAGTCGACTTTGACAAACCATCTATGGGTGGCTAGTCGACTTTGACAAACCATCTATGGGTGGCTAGTCGACTTTGACAAACCATCTATGGGTGGCTAGTCGACTTTGACAAACCATCTATTTGTGGCTAGTCGACTTTGACAAACCATCTATGGGTGGCTAGTCGACTTTGACAAACCATCTATTTGTGGCTAGTCGACTTTGACAAACCATCTATAGGTGGCTAGTCGACTTTGACAAACCATCTATGGGTGGCTAGTTGACTTTGACAaaccatctacatgtatgtgtggatAGTCGACTTTGACAAACCTACTATTAGTGGCTAGTTGACTTTGACAAACCATCTATTAGTGGCTAGTCGACTTTGACAAACCATCTATTTGTGGCTAGTCGACTTTGACAAACCATCTATAGGTGGCTAGTCGACTTTGACAAACCATCTATAGGTGGCTAGTTGACTTTGACAaaccatctacatgtatgtgtggatAGTCGACTTTGACAAACCTACTATTAGTGGCTAGTTGACTTTGACAAACCATCTATTAGTGGCTAGTCGACTTTGACAAACCATCTATGGGTGGCTGGTTGACTTTGTTGTTGTGTAGTGTACTGTATTCACGGCTTCAGCTTAAGGCATATCACGTGTATAAACTGGACTCTTGTAATATGTCTTTTCTCAGGgttgatatttttttcttctttttttaatattct of the Gigantopelta aegis isolate Gae_Host chromosome 12, Gae_host_genome, whole genome shotgun sequence genome contains:
- the LOC121386955 gene encoding uncharacterized protein LOC121386955, whose amino-acid sequence is MASCVVIVAIICVLFTTVATIVAFATPNWLAFRGTNDLQLCGCLTCDCGLWLRCVSSDRNILKGNLDNCDWFFTNDFYIERALPDWFKAVQGLLSCAVASSLLSLLIGLFSLCCMCKTCNPHQAAGAFINLTFLLLAVAVCVFGAKAHIDHQVEVVVKDNVIEPLFGWSFWTAVAAATLALLSSILYFCVGRSNEYQYN